The segment ATGGGAACAGGTCAGCAACTGGATTGACCGGAACGGATCTATTACAAACGGTCAATTGTGTAGAATTGCTTCTGTTGATACGCTGAAAGCCTCAAAAATGCTTAAGAAGTGGGTTGACATGGAAATGCTTGAAGTGGACATGAGCAAAGGCAAGAAAAATGCAAGCTATCGAAAAGCTGGTTCAGTAACACAGAGAAAATTTATTGGTTTATTATCCAGTCTCTCGGATAATAAAGAAGCACCTTAGTTGTAATTTCAACTTTAACAAAGACTTACAGCATAACTTATTATCCTGTACGAGAAATAATAAGGTTGAACTGTAAAGGTATATGGTGAAAACCAAGGATTAGAACTCACATGGATAGGGAAGGAAAACCAGTTATGGATATAGTTGCTCTTTGGAATGCCGATTTATTGAGATTCTTAGGGAGAGGCTTATGACAGAACCCATGATTACTTGTCCGAAGTGCGCGACTGAAATCAAACTAACTGAATCACTTGCAGCGCCGATGATCGAATCAATACGGGGTGAGTATGAACAACGATTGATCCAGAAAGATGCAGATATTGCCAGGCCGGAATGTGTCAATGAAAATTAGACATTTTTTTAAAGAATTTAGACTCTCACGATAGTGTATTTTCCCGTTTTGGTTGATTAATCCATGCAGCCTGTGGTAAACGTGGAGGTTCAGGTACTTTTCCCTTGAACCGTTCCGGATGTTTTTCAAAAGCGGTCTTTAACACACGGCTTCGTTCTTTCACAATATGAGTCTGTACGTCCATAATGAACAGATTCGGGAGTAAAGAGTCCGATGCCTGAATGATAGTGTTCCGTATTGTACCAGAGAAAGAAATTCTTACAGAATATTCTGGAAGATTCAATAGAGGTAAAAAATCCAGGGAATTCAGGATGATACTTAAGGGTTTTAAACTGTGATTCAGAATAGGGATTATCATTACTGACGTAAGGCCTGGAGTGGCTTTTTGTAATCCCCAGGTCAGAGAGCAGAAAGGCAACTGGTTTAGAAGTCATACTTGATCCCCGGTCAGCATGAATAATCAGTTGTCCAGGTTGAATACCCTGTTTGTTGGCAGTCTCACGTATCAACCTTTCAGCCAGAGCCGCTTGTTCCCTGTGTGCAACCATCCAGCCGACCACATAGCGACTGAAGATGTCAAGGATCACATAGAGATAAAAATAACTCCATTTTGTTGGCCCTTTCAGTTTTGTGATATCCCAGGACCATACCTGATTGGGAGCAGTTGCCAGGAGTTCAGGTTTCTGATATACGGGGTGACGTAACAGGTTTCTTCGTTCCCTTACCTCGTGGTGTTTTTCCAGGAGACGATACAGAGTTCTTACAGAACACAGATAGACCCCTTCATCCAGGAGGGTTGTATATACTTGCCGGGGAGACTTATCACAAAAACGCTCAGAGTGTAAGGTATCAAGTATGATGTGTTCCTCCGTGGGAGACAATGCCAGAGGTGGTTTTACCGTGATACGCCTTTGCTGAATATTTTTCTGGTAGTAGTAATAACTTGCCCGTGGGATGCCCAACGTTTCACAGGCATTTTTCATACGAATCTCTTTGGCAAGTGATTCAACGGCAAGCATCATCTGTTTTCTCCTATCAGAGTGGAATGGATATTCAACATTTCTGAGATTTTTTTTTGAATCTCGATAATGGTTTCAGCCTGTTTGAGCCTTTGCTGAAGAGAATTAATTTCGCATTCAAGTTCTTTGATACGTCGTGCTGCCGGATCAGATTTTTTCTCCTTTGGTCCGCGTCGTTTTGGAGAAAGCGCCTCCAGGGTGCCACGTTCCAGTTGACGGCGCCAGGTAGTGAGATTAGACGAATAAAGACCTTCCCTTCTCAAGAGTGCTCCAATCTGCCCGAGATTTGTGCAGGCATCGGCCTCCCGAAGGATGCGAATCTTATACTGTGCAGTAAACTTACGTCTTGCTGCTTTTTCTGACACCTCTGGGTCGGGGACACAATTGCCAGCAGGAGCGTTGGTGGAACCTCCGTTCGCCCTACGGGCTCTCTCCGGTTCCACCAACGCTTGTAAAGTATTTTCTTTGCTTTTCTCATTATTTTTCATAGTTGTTTTCCTCCTCGCCCTACACTAAACTATTACAAGGAAAATGTCCAACTATTATAGACACTGAGGGGTATCTTAGACCTTGGCGATTTACGGACACAATCTGGTACGCACTGCTTCAAGACAACGTTGAGTTCCGGAGACCGAAGCGCTCTGGCGTTAGCATTCTTTCTGGCAGCAGTGAAACAGGATGGGAAAATTGGAAACAAGATAATCGTGCTGGATGATCCCTTTACAAGTCAAGACCGTTTTCGGCGCACCTGCACTCAACAGCTGATCCGCCAACTTGCTGGTACAGCTAAGCAGGTTATTGTTTTATCCCATGATCCTCACTTTTTAAGACTCATCTGGGAAGGTTATCCCGCAACTGACATTAAGGTACTTCAATTGTACCGTACCGGAGACAACACGATCATTGGAGAGTGTGACATCGAAGCCGAAACCCAATCAACTTACTTGAAGAACTATTCCTCACTACTTAATTTTTATCGAGAACGGAAGGGTACAACTTTGGATGTGGCGCGTTCAATCCGTCCTTTCGTTGAGGGAATGCTTCGTGTCCATTTCCCAAGTCACTTTCAAAGGAATGAATGGCTCGGCGATTTCATCGATAAGATTCGGAATACTGACAACACAAACAGCCTTTCCCATGCAAAGGCAGATCTGGCCGAAATTGAAGCGATAAATGACTACTCCAAGAAATACCATCACGACCAAAATCCAAACGCGGACACCGAGCCATTGTCTGCAGATGAATTGCATGGATTCGTAAAAAGAACACTTCGGTTAGTTGGAGGAGCTTAGAAATGAAAGACATAAAAAATTATCTTAGTAACTGATTGAATCTATAAAATCTGAGGAGTTGAGTTAATTGACCAATAAAGCCCAAAAAAGTGAACTTATATGGATAGGCAAGGATGACCAGCCGAAGTCGCTGATTGAAGGTCCGGAAAAGTCTTATACGCACTGCATTGTTTGAGAAGGGAAGATGGTTTCGACAATCGGCTGATATTTGATGACAACATGCACACATGAACTTAGTAGTCGATTATAGACAATTAGGGTTACGACGCTATGACAAATAACAACAAGGTTGTTTTGTTTATTGATGTTCTCGGATTTGCCGCATTAACAGAGGCATACCCAATTGATATTGATCTTTTAAAGATGTGTGGCAGACCGCTTTCATGCGCACACAATATCGACAAGATTCTTGCAATACCCCGCAACCGATTGATCGATACATTTACAAGTTTTCACTATTCACTGGCGGCAACGCTTAACCTTGCTAATATGAGTCATCCCTTGACTGCCATTACATTCTCTGATTCGGCGTTTATTGCAACAACGTACGCATATGAAGCTGTAAACATTGCAATTGACCTACTTCACAGTCTGCTTCCGCAGAAAATACCAGTGCGAATGGGAATCGCTTGTGGAACATTTGCTGCACTCAGATTCAAATCTGATATTATGTCAGACGGTGGAGACCACGCAGCCCAATTCCTTGGAACGGCCATAGTGCGCGCTCATGCTGCCGAAACCTGTGGCACTAAGGGACTCAGAATCTTGCTCCACCCTTCACTTATACCCCTGTTCGATGACAGTCGCCATAACCCTGGGTCCTCTGACGGGAAGCATCCAATACGTTACCTTGAGTGTTCAGAAAGAGAGCGAACGAACAATAAGATCGGCGTCCACCATGAAATCGACTACTGGCATCTAAAACCCACACGCGAAGCCGATGCATGGCACGCGTTTCAAGACATGTGGAATGAAGCACCACAATCTGTATATGAGCACTACGAGGCAACCGCTGAAGCTATTAATCGAATGAGGATTGCCCAAGGACATGAGCCGTTAAACAATTTGCGACGTCGCACTCTGCCGCGAGCAAGTCGTAATTTGGGTAAAAATGTATCTCGTTGCTTTACAAATGTCTATGACAAACAAAAACCAAAAACTTGAACTCACATGGATAGGCAAGGATAACCAGCCGAAGCTGGAGCCGCGGATATTGATTGAAGATCCGGAGAGGTCTTACGGCGATAAGAACAGTAGCAGCATGCTTATCTACGGTGATAATCTTCTTGCTCTCAAGGCACTTGAGCAGGACTTTGCAGGAAAGATAAAATGCATTTATATAGACCCGCCATTCAATACAGGGAGTGCATTTAAATATTATGATGATGGTTTAGAACATTCAATTTGGTTAGGTATGATGAGAGACAGATTATGTCTATTACGCAGTCTTCTTGCTAATAACGGAGCAATCTTTGTTCACATAGACTACAATGAAGAAGCATATTTAAGGGTTATTATGGATGAAATTTTTGGACGCAAGAATTTTAGAAATACGATAATTATATCTCGTATAAAAAAGAATATTAGGGAACGAGAAAAGGTAAAGGCCTTAAATTATGCTCATGATGTTATAGTGTTTTATGCAAAAAGTGACGATTGTTTTGTTCTTCCTCCAACAAAATCTGTTGAGAGAAGGGAAAGATGGCATGCCTTTGATGCACCGGGGATAAGACCAACTATGGAGTATGAACTTTTTGGGCATCGTCCTCCAGCAGGAAGACATTGGCTTTATGACAAAAATCGTGCAAAGACACTAATAGATAGTGGAGACCTTCGTTCAAATCCAAGAACGGGTAAACCACAATATAGGATTCCTTCTGGCACAGAGGATATTTGTGATACCTTATGGATAGATATTACTGCTTCATCATTTAAATGGAATTTCCCAAGTGGAGAAAAGAATGAAAAACTTATTCAACGTATTCTGGAAATGTCTACAATAGAAGGTGATTTTGTTCTTGATTCTTTCCTTGGCTCGGGTACAACCGCCGCAGTTGCTCATAAAATGAACCGAAGGTGGATAGGCATTGAGCTTGGTGAGCATTGCCATACCCATTGCCTGCCGCGATTGAGAAAGGTTGTTGACGGTACGGATCAGGGTGGAATATCAAAAATTGTACACACCCCTAACCCCTATCGAAAGGGGAATGAACCCACCCCTAACCCCTCCCAAGAGGGGAATAAAGAAAGTCCCCTCCCCGGAGGGGATTTAGGGGTGGGTTGGCAAGGCGGCGGTGGCTTCAAATATTACTACTTAGCCCCAAGTCTGTTGAAAAAGGATAAACACAACAATTGGATAATAGATGAACGTTATAATGCCGATATGCTTGCAGCAGCTATGGCAAAACATGAAGGCTTTAGATACTGCCCGGACGAACATATTTACTGGAAACATGGTCGTTCAACTGAAAAAGATTATATATTTACCACAACGCAGTTCGTTACGGTACAGTTTTTAGATAAGATTCATGAAGAAATGAGATTAGACGAAAGCCTTCTGATTTGTTGTAAATCTTTCCAAGAAGCTTGTGAAAATCGTTACGCTAACATCACCATAAAAAAGATTCCCAAGATGTTACTTGGCAGATGTGAATTTGGAAAAGAAGATTATAGTCTGAATATAGTCAATTTGCCGGTTGATTCAGAACCTACCACTGATCCCTACCGGGAAGGGGACTTGAAGAAGAATCTCACCAAAGTGGAAAATAAAGAAGAACTTGAGCAATCAAATCCTCCTATTTTCCAATCGTCAAAGGGAAGTAATAGACACACGAGGAAAATGAAAGGACAAAAAAGCCTTTTTCCAGAGAAAGAAGCAAATGAAGGATAGTTCTGTGCCCACAATTGAACAGACATATAAAAGCATAAAGACAGTTCTCGAAAAGGCACGGTCTAAATCTTTCAAAGCTGTTAATACTGCGATGGTACGGGCATACTGGCATGTTGGTAAAATTATTATAGAAGGTGAACAGAAAGGTAAACAGCGGGCTGAATATGGCGCGTATCTTATCGAAGAGCTTGCTAAAAGACTGACGGTTGAATACGGTCAGGGATTTAACAAAACCAATCTCTGGTACATGAGACAGTTTTATCTTACCTTCCAGAATCTCCACGCACTGCGTGGAGAATTGACATGGACACATTACAGATTGTTGTTAAAAATAGAAAAGCCAGAAGCCCGTGAATTTTATATAAAAGAAACCATTGCGAGCAACTGGAGTACAAGAGAGCTTGAGAGGCAGATAAATTCCCTGCTTTTTGAACGGCTTGCATTGAGCAGGGATAAGAAAGGAGTACTCGAACTTGCAAATAAGGGTCATCATATTGCCGCCCCTTCAGATATTGTAAAAGACCCCTATGTGCTTGAGTTCCTGGGCTTAGAGAAACATGAGAAGTATTTGGAAAAGGACATCGAGCAGGCATTGATAGATAAGCTTCAGAAATTTTTGCTTGAACTTGGCAAGGGCTTTTCATTTGTTGCCCGGCAACAGCGCATCACTCTTGATGGAGACCATTTCTATATCGATCTTGTTTTCTATAACAGACTTACACGTTGTTTTGTGCTGATAGACCTGAAAGTAGGGAAACTGACTCATCAGGATATCGGACAGATGCAGATGTATGTCAATTATTATAAAAGAACCCAGATGGTAGAG is part of the Candidatus Jettenia sp. AMX2 genome and harbors:
- a CDS encoding PDDEXK nuclease domain-containing protein, which encodes MPTIEQTYKSIKTVLEKARSKSFKAVNTAMVRAYWHVGKIIIEGEQKGKQRAEYGAYLIEELAKRLTVEYGQGFNKTNLWYMRQFYLTFQNLHALRGELTWTHYRLLLKIEKPEAREFYIKETIASNWSTRELERQINSLLFERLALSRDKKGVLELANKGHHIAAPSDIVKDPYVLEFLGLEKHEKYLEKDIEQALIDKLQKFLLELGKGFSFVARQQRITLDGDHFYIDLVFYNRLTRCFVLIDLKVGKLTHQDIGQMQMYVNYYKRTQMVEGENEPIGILLCAEKNNAVVKFTLPEGQKQIYISKYIPYLPTEEELRTEILREKELIELEIKLSKDKK
- a CDS encoding site-specific DNA-methyltransferase, with amino-acid sequence MTNKNQKLELTWIGKDNQPKLEPRILIEDPERSYGDKNSSSMLIYGDNLLALKALEQDFAGKIKCIYIDPPFNTGSAFKYYDDGLEHSIWLGMMRDRLCLLRSLLANNGAIFVHIDYNEEAYLRVIMDEIFGRKNFRNTIIISRIKKNIREREKVKALNYAHDVIVFYAKSDDCFVLPPTKSVERRERWHAFDAPGIRPTMEYELFGHRPPAGRHWLYDKNRAKTLIDSGDLRSNPRTGKPQYRIPSGTEDICDTLWIDITASSFKWNFPSGEKNEKLIQRILEMSTIEGDFVLDSFLGSGTTAAVAHKMNRRWIGIELGEHCHTHCLPRLRKVVDGTDQGGISKIVHTPNPYRKGNEPTPNPSQEGNKESPLPGGDLGVGWQGGGGFKYYYLAPSLLKKDKHNNWIIDERYNADMLAAAMAKHEGFRYCPDEHIYWKHGRSTEKDYIFTTTQFVTVQFLDKIHEEMRLDESLLICCKSFQEACENRYANITIKKIPKMLLGRCEFGKEDYSLNIVNLPVDSEPTTDPYREGDLKKNLTKVENKEELEQSNPPIFQSSKGSNRHTRKMKGQKSLFPEKEANEG
- a CDS encoding AAA family ATPase, encoding MSSGDRSALALAFFLAAVKQDGKIGNKIIVLDDPFTSQDRFRRTCTQQLIRQLAGTAKQVIVLSHDPHFLRLIWEGYPATDIKVLQLYRTGDNTIIGECDIEAETQSTYLKNYSSLLNFYRERKGTTLDVARSIRPFVEGMLRVHFPSHFQRNEWLGDFIDKIRNTDNTNSLSHAKADLAEIEAINDYSKKYHHDQNPNADTEPLSADELHGFVKRTLRLVGGA